The genomic stretch CCATCTTTACCTCACCACTCAAACATGCGTCACTCCTACTAAAGTCCTTACAGGAAAATCTATCTTAGCATCGTTCCCCAGGCAGTTATTTTCACTCCTACAAGACCAGGCTCATATCTCTGTGAAAGGAGAGAGATTTTTAAACCTGAAATTTCAAATCTCATTAAAGTGACTGGAAAAATTCTGGCAAAGTATTTTTTTGTTCTCCAATAATACATGAAAAATGGTCATTCTGACCACTGCACATAGCATCTCCATAACAACAGAGGGCTTTTCCAACATAGCTCTTTTTAATGAACAGGCAGAATGGCCCTCTAAACAGACACAaatttgtgcttttccactgcatgttacctactctactggatgctaatctctgtttggtccctgatctcttgttggttttccactccaaCAGCTTCCCCCGAAATGTATCCGGTGTCATCTTAAAATCCAGCTGTTCCTGTAGCCACAACATCTATGTTAAGCATTAACATTAAGGATTGTTTAAGTTCTGTATtcgcttgttgttgttgttgttgttgttgtttaggaccaaacacagctcagtcatcagttcagacagatcaatagagtttgttccttccttttCCTTGCATCGTCCAGCTCTCGTTAGATAATTTCAGcagccactgatccaaggagctTTTGAACCTCCTCAAAAGACCACGACATAAATTTACGAGCTCCCGTTGTTAGTCGGATAAAAGCAAATGTGATTTCTGCTATAGCTTTTACAGATGGCAAATTTGTGCTGGACATCTGCATTGTGTGGCGTAGAATGATTACATTTTAGTCCCTACTTGGATCGTTTGGAACCACAAGAGAGCAGGAGCAACATAGAACTCAGTTCAAGGACCAAATTTACCTAATGGAAATTAATAGAAGGAGAGTAGAGCTGAGACTAGTCAATTACAGACACTGCAATTGAGAAATAACATACATTAAGCTTTACAAGAATTCCCATTTTAAAATGATCTAATCAGCTAGCTATGCAAACCTTATCATGTTTagattttgaacattttttgaATAATCTTAATATGTTGGTTTGCCTTTAGACTTTGGTTAAAATTAGGGTGTGTTTGTCTTTATCATTTTTCTAGAAGTTGTTCTAGCTTCTGTCATATTTAATGTGCTAGCCTAAGTTTGTGTAAATGTAGCGCACTGAATGTTATAGTtgtgaaatgttttaaaggaTTTTAATGGAGGGGGTCATAAGGTGGTGTTGGCTACATGAACAAAGAGGACATTTTAAAATTCTATTGTATTAAGTGGATAGTTTACTGAAAACTCTAATTCACCCACGTTCTCTCACCAAATTAGCTAAGTGATGGAGACGTGTGCACCATTTAGAAAATCATCTAAGAATatacaaatgtttaaataagCCTGTTTGGGGAATTTTTAATACTTCATGTGATTCGTGGAATGAATCTGCAGTCAGCAATATGCAAATTAGTGAGAGACAAGCATGTTTTGCTTGCTAGCTTTCAAATGATTACatgactagggtgaccagacgtcctcttttttagacttaaaaaaatgtccgggcggaatttcacaaacttccgggattttgtttttctagagcttgcATAGAACttggagaagcgtttcgttcacaaactagtcccgccctcccctactccgattggttcacttgagtgagaagggggcgtggtgaagcagcctaaaatcttctgattgaaCGGTCTgtctgtagagctaccgttattggtcgataaccttctctgtatacatttaattggtcagtctgcacgtcagcaGTCCTTgtttacaccccccccccagcaAAAATGCTAGCCTTGGCCCGGTTTTTATTAAATCATTAGGTAGCAACTTCCTATGAATCCTGTATCCATAGGCCTTTAAAAatgcatatataatatattattacttATAAAGCAAGTTAAATACTTGATAATGCCTGGAATATCTGCTCTTAAGCTACAAAGTGTACATGACGCCATGTTAGGATACATAACATATTATAACTTTCATAAGAACACTTAAAAAGTCTTGCACTCTTTTTTATGAAGTGCCATGCATGTAATTGTAACTGAGCTACAATGCAACATAACCATATTCTTGTCTCATGTTCTTATGACCACATTATAATATGCCATGAACGTCATGCACTCTGGTTTGTGCAATTCCTTAAGAGCAGCTTTGGCAGGGTATTATAAGGCATAATGCATGTCATATAACAtctttaatatgtttttatagaGCATTATGGATCCAGGATTTTCCTCTTTCTTACTCTTCCAGCTCCATCCTCCATCATCCCTTCCCTCGCAGCAAGCCATCGAGCCTCAAATGTTTAGAAATGACCTTTGCTTGTTGATACAAATTGTATCTATTTCTTGAttgtaaaaaattatatatattacaagCTGTACAGTATCAtctataaacatatatataaatatatagttctataaaaaaaaagcttagttttatttaaaaaaggatAAAGAGACATTAATGCCATAATGTTAGTGACACTATGTGTCACTAGTGTAGCCCATACAGAAGGCTTCTTTCCTGCCGGGCAGACATCTATAGACagggatctctctctctctctctctctctctctctcttttatatatatcacattttccTTCCTCTCAAACAGCTGTAATTGCctctgtgtgtgatgtgaaaAGGAGCAGGGGTCAGCAATATATTGCTAGCTGATTAATCACtgataaatgtaattattattgatCTGTTATTTGAATTTCAGCTGATAATTACAACCAATAAATTCATCCAGACCTAGAGCTGATGCAGCTTTCCATTTCTTATCAAACTACCTGAAACCTGCTTACACTATGGCTACTGTTCCCACTGTCTCACCTACATAGAACGAACAGTAGATCTAAGAAGCTCATCAAATTGTTCAAATTAAGTTTATTACTCTGTCACATTGTAAAGATGTTAGCAGTTAAAAGTGCTATTTCCAATTcctataaacataaatatatcagCAAATAACTCATTTATATGTAAAGACATAGTAGAGTAAAGGCAATCGGGGGGCATCAGCGGAAAGGGGCGTGGTataatgactgacagcatagcTCATTTCTATGCTTTCAGTCATTATACCATTATACCATGCCCCTCTACGCTGATGCCCCCCCCCTTCCCCTTAGATCAGGTCCAAAACtctgacactgaaaaacaaagatccaaaagtggggaaaaaaaggatctaaatgtgaaaataagatctgtgactgaaaaaagatatgaaactaaaaaaataatctgaatctgaaaacataaaatctggAACTGTATTGGCCACAACAAAATTAAATATTGGTTGTCATTATCAGCTTAGGAACTCTGTAAAGTCTCTGAACTGAAACATAGAGTAAACACTCAGTGGAAATTTACTCCCACCAGGAAGATTCTTTACTACTGCCCACGtcctcgtctctctctctctctctctctcgctcgctctcacTCGCTCGCTCTGACGTATTGATCGGGGGTGacatacacactcacgcacaAACTGTGTGCTCCTgtccaaatatataaatacacacatatatatatataaatatatacatatatatttttgcctttgtaaataaaatactgaatgaaaaaaagaaaatatccaCTTAGATTTGCACAGTATTAGTGctttttacaaacacacacacacacatacacacacacatgctgtacCAGCTAACCCAAGcagcgcgtgcacacacacacacacacacacacacactccttgcACATATGGGTTGCCGTGACAACCGCGGTTAGCTTGGATTATTCTGTGTTAAGAAAAATATCAGTGAGTTACTCTGGAAATCTTGGACTCTTGTGTTTTctagtgtggatttatggtgaACTCAGCTTCTTTCCTTTTCAATCCTTTctttattttcctttgttttcgACACACACATGGTCCAAGCATGGAGGAAAGGTTTTGAACTACAAACTTTCAGTATATATGCCTGAAGGTATATTTGGAGCAGATTAATCAAAACTAAATGGACAGACCACATAAGCAAGCACCTTTACACAACTGCAGGATGAGCTTTATCCGCAGAGTTCCATTTAGGTATtaaagtaacacacacacacacacacacacacagacaaaagctcatatatatatatatatatatatatatatatatgagaaatataaacaaaaaataatgcaGTGATATGTAAATCCACTTTGaactacatttaaataaatacacgcTACAGCCATAACATTAGAACAACCTATTTGTTTGTACAactagtccatttgttgctccacatacattgtttgcccccttttgCCCTGTtatttaatggtcaggacccccgcggagcaggtatgattttggtggtggatcagcGCTGCAGAGAATGTGTATCAGACACAGCCCGggtgctggagtttataaacagtgtccactcactgtccactctgttagacactcctaccttgttggtccactttgtagatgtaaagaaaTTTCTGAGGTCACTCATTGTTGCTTTGTGTTTCACACCAACCCAGCTCTCTCAGAACTGAGGTTTATGCACTTAGAGCCTTTGCCTAATTACACAGTAGAGAATCTAatcttatattaaaaataataaagactaGAGCTGAGACAGTAAaagttaataatttaatttaacccTGTGTCCAGCACTTTTTGAATATcttatgaaacaaaaacaattggaaataaaaatataacaaggGCACAAAGGGACACTGATGCGAAGCACAATAgcaccccttgtggagcagtcaCTTAATGTGAGAAATAGCACCACGTGGTGCTATTCCTaaacaggagtgagtgtgtaggAATGAGTGACTTTGAGTgaatgtatatttctgtatgtgaatgagtgagttactgTCCAGCTCCACGAGGTGCTTCGCATCTGGGTTGAGCTGTAAACAAAGCCATTCCTGTGTTTTTCTCTGATCATTTTACACCAAACTGAACCatttttgatgactttgtttatgtcttaaaattaattaatgtagaAAACCTAAGAAATTTAGAAAAACATTAAGAAGAAAttgtggaattcccctttagtATTTTCTGGTGTTTTGAATGCTAATGTTGTTGAGTCTTTAAGAATTaagataaaatatatgtatctataataccagcacacacacacaaacgcacccAGTGTCTCAGGAAAATATTACagatttattataaaaacaatatcCTCGTTGTTtgctataaataataaaattattgcGCTTTTCAAAACAAAAGTCCACTTTGTGAGTTAGTGCAGATGACTCTTAATCGTCAAAACCAAGTCAAgctgttaattattttttatttatcgtAGTGTGAgtttattcctttattttatGAGTTATTGTTTCGGCGCTGTTTGAGGTGGGCTGGGTGGTCTGAAATCTGAAGTCTTGTGCTGTAACACTGACATACGGTCGTATATTTTATTCTTTGTCAAATGAAATATTTGCTTTCTCAAACTTGTTTTAAAACGACGAAATGAAAAGTAATGTcgccccaccccacccctcccccacacctctaaaaaaaaaaaaaaaagataaatgatGATGAACAAACTTTGTAACTCTTTGGGTCTGTAGACTCAAACAAAATGTAAGTCTCAATGACAAAacgtgtttgttttcttcaaTAAAGCCAAACCCTGTTggtaaagctgtaattttctgGTCTTATTTGGTCTAAAATGTGCTCCCTTTCACTCAGATTAAGGTTTTAATTCAACAAAAGTCAAAATTCTgaaaggagagagggggaggggcatGGAATTTCAAAATATAGAACTAATGATTCAAAATAATGACCTGCTCCAGGTTTGATTTCAAATGTTTTTCAggacatattttttaaatacatcatATATGAGATCAAAGATATTCCAAAaatagaatataaaaaaatgatgtATACATAAAATGCTGGACCACATTAGCATgctagtttgtgtttttttttccatgttagGATGTATCCTATGAAAGAATTAACTCTTAAATCTTCACCACTATTTTATTGATAACCATTACAAATTTGTGATTTTGGAAATTAAAGTAGGAGTGCTAATATCCCATGGATTGGAAAAGGGGAGTGTTGGAGGGATTAGACACAAGCTACAAATGAAGAatgacatttaaataataataaaacaatttactAATTTCAATTtgtttgaatgaaataaaacttaACTCAATTTTTACTAATGACAATCCCATCATCAGGAGAATATAAAAGCTGAAGGTCAAtgataaaacagaaaacagacctAACTGGGTGTGAAGGTGTTTATTGACCAAGGTGAACTTGGAGACCACTTTTCTTCTTTTGCCCTCTTCACTTATTAcaacaatacaaaaacacagtAAAGTTTTAACAAAATGGTTTTATTCATAGATATTATGGCTCATACCATTAATAAACACTTGTCTAATGTAACTAATACTTTTCCTAATGATGCAAATGAAGtataaaccaaaaaaaaaaaaaatggaattttGAAATTTCCTCATACAAATAAATCTGAGGATGAAGGGACATGTTGAAGCTAGAGTGATGTTTTCTGTTGTTAGAAGAGTTTTAATCCAGCCTTGAGTTTGCTgaggtcactgtgggtccacaGCGGTCCATCTGATCCGATTCTGTTCTGCATCGGAACactagacacacaaacacacaatttaCACTACAACTTATATATGACAAAAAATTTATCTGCAATGCTTATTTACAAATCCAGACATGATGCTCTGGAACATCCTTAATGCCACCAGCCCCTGATTAATTAATCACCAGCCCCTaaccctcactgatgattaaAAGGCTGAATACCATCAGATCCTCAAAGAAAAAGACCCTCTCAGAGACAGTTATTGCAATAAAGAAAACACTTCTTAATAATTAAAAcacttcagaagaaatgctggatgaacTACCACAAACCTCACTTGTTCCTCCATATATTCATTTTCCAGATTGGAAAGCTAGATTAGAACATTTTTAAGTTTTCGGGAAATGTACAAAAAATGAGAACAAGGGTAAGGCTGAATGGAAATGGTCAGAGATTCAACCCTGAAAACTACTGTACTGTATTTATTACATAAAGACAAAGACCAATTCAGGGAACAGTAAATGTAGACTGATCTAATCTAAAGTAAGGGAAGCCCTCACCTGGCGTTTCCATGGTGATGAGGAGGGATCTGGTCTAGCTCCACCTGCTGGTCGAACACTGTCAGTGTAGAGTAGTTCTCCAACATCAGACAAGAGGGATCATCAGACTGCCCTGGAACCTTCCCAAGAGGAAACTGTTTCCAGGGGACTTTATCTGCAGGAACACAGCAGAACACGCAGCGTTTATCAGAATGTAGACAGGACAAGGACctggcagtggttttaatcttgtggctgatagGTGTACACTCCTCAGTAatattctgtgtgtttgtttaattttacctGTACACACACTCCATGAGGACCCTCGTAAAGCTGCGTTTCTCTCCTGAATCGTTTCCGTACTCAGATACTCCTGCAGGTCCAGAGGAGGCGTGGCCTTAGCCTCCCCTAGGGTGTGGCCTTGGAAGTGGGTGTGactgttttgtgtgtctccgCATAGTTTTTCCTGAAGGCTCTCAAGTGTGTAGACAGGGTGGGTGGAGTCAGAGTTGTTAGGGGAACAGTTGCCATGGTTACTCTGTGTATAGATACTGCAGAGGTGGATCAAGTTCTGCTGCGTTTCCAGTGGGAGGGGCTTATCCATGTCACTCAAAATCCTGAGGAACCATCAAACATGGTATATCATTATATATAATGATGGATTATTAtgccatttttaataattactcTCAATCATAGCTCAGAGAAAACgagaaatattaaaatggttCTAAGAAGGGAAGTTTTGTTGTAATCGCTGAACTAAACCATTTTGAGTAACACAAGTGTGTTGAGGAAACTTGAGCTTGgcactgtgtgtgactgtggacTCCAGGACATCAGTGTCCACTCTACAGCCCCAAATCTGCCTTGAGGgatttttacctgttttaaaatctgaaaaaaacatCTCAGTGAAAAGAAATTTGAAAAGCTAATTGCTAGATCTGAGAAATGTATAGAAGCTAAGAGTGATTACATACTTATTTAATGCCACTCGAAAGAGCAGATTCTAAATATTCAGCTCAGGCCACAGTTGTGTTTAGGGAAGACATGTTGTATTTGTGCGTGAACATACTGCTGCAGTAAGAAAGGTGTAGCTGGACACGGGGCGCTGAGGCAAGCGGTGATCAGGTCCTGCCACTGGAACAGAACTCTGCTGGTGAAGATCCTCTCCTTCATCATCTTCAGCCTCCGGATGGCTTTAGAGTCACCTGAAAAAATTAGTTAGACTTTATAATCATGAAAGAAACTGTGACAAGTGAGGTGAGTGACACTGCTGATCTGTTTACGGTGCCTTCTGTCCACACGACCTACTATTCtggagatgctctgaccaaAATATTATGACCAACAATATGAGGCCCTTGGAGACCCCACTGACTTCTTTAATCTTGCGGCTGATCAGTTTatgaaaacattaataataagaGGTTAACGTATTAAAACACTTTGTAAAGTTATatgagaaaaacacaaaacaatacatatattaaatatgtacatAACATCATTAACATGAGATGGTATTTGCTGATGGGGGgcagcagtaaaaaaaaatctggttttaattaagtaattaaaCAATAGAATTCtaattagattaaaaaaaactacagtaataagctttaaatattatttttaaatgtttaaaaatttttATCAATAACTtatactttattgtttttttttttatattgaagtttcaaaacaaaaacacagacacacacacaaagaacaaGCTGAATGTATTTTCCTACTCCTGCTGTTGCACTGCAGAATCTCAGAGATCCAGGCGGAGATGTAATAAGCCCTCTGATTGGTCAACTCGTTAGACAGCTCAGCCAATAGCTTGTCCAGGATTAAGGAGATCACAGAGGGAGAGTTCAGAACCTTCCACAGTGGGAACCAGAAGCGGAGAAAAATATAAGGCAAACACGGGGCCGATGGGTCAAGAAGGTCCTCTGGGAATGGAGGGGGTGGAGAGACagtaagattgtgtgtgtgtgtgtgtatgtaatatatattactgtgcgtgtgcatgtgtgtgtgtacctgatgGATCTATGTCCAGTGACTCCAGCTGTTCTGTTGTTGGGGTCAAAAATCCATCCTGAACTAAAGTGTCTATCAGAATATCTCTGTAAAACACACCCAAAATAAACACGTTAAAAGCTGAAGCTGGAAGTTGACCAGGCCTCCCGCAGGCAAACAATGTTTTACAGTCCCCCATAATCCTCTGGGTGAGACACATGGTGATTTtctactgcatggtacctaGTCTACTCAGCTCTACACACTACCATTGCACCCGGAATGTATCCGGTCTCTTCTAAAAACCCAATCTCTAACGAGAATGGCGGGCTTTGGAAAGCACAAAAATGGCAGTGGCAACCTTA from Hoplias malabaricus isolate fHopMal1 chromosome 2, fHopMal1.hap1, whole genome shotgun sequence encodes the following:
- the las1l gene encoding ribosomal biogenesis protein LAS1L; this encodes MKPKQKMRHVVAWMSRAEWEQLLENLHSQQTHLQTHALHRLSAWRGRFGNSTPVAVESTANLVRCQVLDNSGKLEGDDLVLLYGMALTRFVNLILERQHGKVAKPLRRLASKLNIPEWIVNLRHDMTHRRLPSLKWCRKGCEFVLNWLRQEYWSRQLNGHMVEDWSSSSEEEEDEEERIKKYEEERAKRRREIEGHKKARELLISYEREQFQMYEELLRQNAVNGPWPDPSADLSWILAQIKQFSFEYRDILIDTLVQDGFLTPTTEQLESLDIDPSEDLLDPSAPCLPYIFLRFWFPLWKVLNSPSVISLILDKLLAELSNELTNQRAYYISAWISEILQCNSRSDSKAIRRLKMMKERIFTSRVLFQWQDLITACLSAPCPATPFLLQQILSDMDKPLPLETQQNLIHLCSIYTQSNHGNCSPNNSDSTHPVYTLESLQEKLCGDTQNSHTHFQGHTLGEAKATPPLDLQEYLSTETIQERNAALRGSSWSVCTDKVPWKQFPLGKVPGQSDDPSCLMLENYSTLTVFDQQVELDQIPPHHHGNASVPMQNRIGSDGPLWTHSDLSKLKAGLKLF